A part of Drosophila ananassae strain 14024-0371.13 chromosome 2R, ASM1763931v2, whole genome shotgun sequence genomic DNA contains:
- the LOC6492938 gene encoding uncharacterized protein LOC6492938: MFLFISRPTRTLGNRMQEIRERLGADFAAKLDALHRNALRTGLVSIEELQEAFRKTRDIGHNPNRLNLLWLLGIMFFIMVATPVFYETISFLLGVRCFLPNNYLVWEATRPISDCEFCKGVKAPLILANLTMEEFAPHAYSSLPIIVKKAVAHWPAQQHLNYSYIKDLYESFPDSMESDCQFQHFNSDLKSLKDVWAMSEERSNLSHGAPWFVGWSVCHPGVLAELRKLYPRPHFLPVDAEMPHADFILMGYEQGAVMHLDYIPRLMWQAQLKGNKSWFLAPAPECDHQCQPLSFYVEPGDAVLVDTRIWYHANTIPKGQFSLTVQSEYG; the protein is encoded by the exons atgtttttg TTCATCAGCCGCCCCACTCGGACGTTGGGCAACCGCATGCAGGAGATTCGCGAGCGTCTGGGTGCTGATTTTGCTGCTAAACTGGATGCACTGCACCGGAATGCCCTACGCACTGGACTAGTTTCCATCGAGGAGCTACAGGAGGCCTTCCGCAAGACGCGCGACATCGGCCACAATCCCAACCGGTTGAATCTTCTCTGGCTACTGGGGATTATGTTCTTCATCATGGTGGCTACGCCAGTCTTTTACGAGACCATTTCATTCTTATTGGGTGTTCGCTGTTTCCTGCCGAATAACTATTTGGTTTGGGAAGCCACACGCCCTATTAGCGACTGTGAGTTCTGCAAGGGAGTGAAAGCCCCACTGATCCTGGCCAATCTTACCATGGAGGAGTTTGCGCCACACGCCTATTCTTCACTGCCGATTATAGTGAAAAAAGCAGTAGCTCATTGGCCAGCTCAACAACATCTCAATTATAGCTACATCAAAGATCTCTACGAGAGCTTTCCGGACTCCATGGAATCCGATTGCCAGTTCCAGCATTTTAATTCTGATCTCAAATCGTTGAAGGATGTGTGGGCCATGTCGGAGGAACGGTCAAATTTGAGCCACGGAGCTCCATGGTTCGTGGGTTGGAGTGTGTGTCATCCAGGAGTCCTCGCGGAGCTTCGAAAGCTGTATCCTCGGCCACATTTTCTGCCAGTGGACGCCGAAATGCCCCACGCTGATTTTATTCTAATGGGCTACGAGCAGGGAGCCGTCATGCAT ctGGACTACATTCCTCGCCTGATGTGGCAGGCACAGCTGAAAGGCAACAAAAGTTGGTTTCTAGCGCCTGCCCCCGAATGCGATCATCAGTGCCAGCCTTTATCCTTTTACGTGGAGCCGGGGGACGCAGTTTTGGTGGATACACGCATATGGTACCATGCCAATACCATCCCCAAGGGTCAATTCTCACTTACCGTTCAATCCGAATATGGatga
- the LOC6492939 gene encoding augmin complex subunit msd5 yields METKLDFGKISSRLYGNYSHLAKTLKERCVVKTVMKPPAFFDSLERMMDEEAKVVTPSKDLGSVPDYVELFKTLDEYPANLQKIQPKRRELQRANSTLLRSVDTLADQSSALNSSNISLSMTRLEEHRSAVEVYSDFKAFQRKLAKIYDEAAALDKTESIYKDKLAQLHGFAQQLEKLLPTNADSLPDAFSPADQEKLLAIAENMEQLNYMRSHSLQLPNASEIAATGSLAARLEMFVEVLNYTLLQISSYNLVLI; encoded by the coding sequence atggaaaCCAAACTAGACTTTGGCAAGATATCGTCCCGGCTTTACGGAAACTATTCTCACTTGGCCAAAACCCTTAAGGAACGCTGTGTGGTCAAGACTGTGATGAAGCCGCCCGCATTCTTTGACAGCCTAGAACGTATGATGGATGAGGAGGCTAAAGTCGTAACGCCATCCAAGGATCTCGGATCCGTACCCGATTACGTAGAGCTCTTCAAGACCCTGGACGAGTATCCAGCCAACCTGCAGAAGATACAACCGAAAAGGCGTGAATTACAGCGGGCCAACTCCACGCTCCTGAGGAGTGTGGACACTCTGGCTGATCAGTCGTCGGCTCTGAACTCATCCAACATTTCATTAAGCATGACTCGCTTGGAGGAACATCGCAGTGCTGTCGAAGTCTACAGCGATTTCAAGGCATTCCAAAGAAAGCTAGCCAAGATCTACGACGAGGCCGCCGCTCTGGACAAAACGGAAAGCATATACAAGGATAAGCTGGCGCAGCTTCATGGGTTTGCTCAGCAACTGGAGAAACTATTGCCAACAAATGCCGACTCTCTTCCTGACGCATTCAGTCCAGCCGACCAGGAGAAGCTCTTGGCCATTGCAGAGAACATGGAGCAACTGAACTACATGCGATCCCATAGCCTACAGCTGCCCAATGCTAGCGAGATCGCAGCCACTGGAAGTTTGGCCGCTCGGCTGGAGATGTTTGTCGAAGTCCTCAACTACACCCTGTTGCAGATCAGCAGCTACAACTTGGTTTTGATTTGA
- the LOC6492937 gene encoding zinc finger protein CG2199 has product MATKPKKEVLCDYCGSNNEAKHIYSAQKSFVSRKVLELLEIITHKNLPNNVGFKVCFLCASTLMSTVGVIEKTQKLVDDCLVTLANKKKKPVAKGKEVAEEEAKEAVHVVEESHSDSEEEDNQPEEDDDVVDITEDGEKPEPKITTPKITTPKISTPKITSPTKKVNTTIRQRSKSMAALSVSQINHITQSPIGGSPKKVQLKQTTLVDTSQAKQTPKKQDSRQEDNLIDSVKITPSKEIAPKKKVFLQLFGSSNGEQLETESDTDESDTEQSKRLVQVTPQEFDCRMCDFKSKFPKLFKEHLTKEHGQQRPRIYYCDACPKSFGVLKSLKDHLSTAHGVTLESAADAATKKPKPKEEKPKDAKLKKGKATEAKSKPENGKETKENIPEEDSDVPVDLNASEVKNKIVEKVINNDYTFAVNGSSASTPMSGSDTPQFAEFKCDICDSEFTSAKLMQEHIKKAHGIEKPKIFKCQICGRSLATKKTLAHHIKLHQEGAADTKRKILQEDEKDADNLDSSKKEAAAPVEGNTAAKTDTTKESKKEKAPKKVKEDKPKNQEAPIEAPKETTQPEDTERPVSSFKALNESAVKKKRSEKTVTNDDPFALSPVVGGESPKVPKFKCDVCDSVFSSVKLMKNHVEKAHGIEKPKIFKCHICQKSLATKQTLTYHIKTLHEEEAKENVEKDEEDLDNVDSPVAVAEPKRKKAVKKSLPREEGETATTAEAKPQEVETLMAAPKSPVKKVKKDKKQANNSQDDSLPSVSLDGDKLNKSGKRKLKVNQSVDQDGPASSNNDSTMEESVSSQQLLNEVNTNVRPHKKARLDSIISIGEESNLDSTTDETTDFNCNQCGKTVTSRKRLDSHIQKKHGVKLQCPLCKDSHRLQLDYVAHFADCSALDGLPCGVPMCKKVFADANYLSTHLRKRHQWS; this is encoded by the exons ATGGCAACTAAGCCGAAAAAAGAAGTGCTTTGTGATTATTGCGGAAGCAATAACGAAGCCAAGCACATTTACTCGGCCCAAAAGTCGTTCGTCAGCCGGAAAGTGTTGGAACTGCTTGAGATCATAACTCACAAAAAC CTGCCCAATAATGTGGGCTTCAAGGTATGCTTTCTGTGCGCCTCCACGCTGATGTCCACCGTTGGTGTCATTGAGAAAACGCAGAAACTGGTGGACGACTGCCTTGTTACTCTTGccaacaagaaaaagaagccaGTGGCGAAGGGAAAAGAAGTGGCAGAAGAAGAAGCGAAGGAGGCAGTACATGTGGTGGAAGAGTCCCACAGTGATTCGGAAGAGGAAGACAATCAGCCAGAGGAAGACGATGACGTGGTTGATATTACCGAAGACGGGGAAAAGCCAGAGCCAAAAATAACTACGCCAAAAATCACAACTCCTAAAATCAGTACTCCAAAAATCACTTCTCCTACCAAAAAGGTAAATACAACCATTAGGCAGCGAAGCAAGTCAATGGCTGCTCTTTCGGTGTCTCAAATAAATCACATAACCCAGAGTCCCATCGGGGGTTCGCCCAAAAAAGTCCAGCTCAAGCAGACCACTCTCGTGGACACTTCACAGGCTAAGCAAACGCCGAAAAAGCAAGATTCCCGGCAGGAGGATAACCTCATTGATTCCGTTAAGATAACGCCCTCCAAGGAGATTGCACCCAAAAAGAAGGTGTTCCTGCAGCTATTCGGCTCGAGCAATGGCGAGCAACTGGAGACCGAGAGCGACACTGACGAGAGTGACACTGAACAGAGTAAGAGATTGGTTCAGGTTACGCCTCAGGAGTTCGATTGCAGGATGTGCGACTTTAAATCAAAGTTTCCGAAGCTCTTTAAGGAGCACCTGACGAAGGAGCACGGCCAGCAGAGGCCACGAATCTATTATTGTGATGCCTGTCCCAAGAGCTTTGGTGTTCTGAAGTCACTCAAAGATCACTTGTCCACCGCTCATGGAGTGACATTGGAGAGTGCTGCCGACGCTGCAACcaaaaaaccgaaaccgaaggaGGAGAAGCCAAAGGATGCAAAACTAAAGAAGGGAAAAGCTACGGAAGCTAAGTCCAAGCCGGAAAATGGAAAGGAAACCAAGGAGAACATACCGGAAGAGGATTCTGATGTACCAGTTGATTTAAATGCCTCCGAAGTCAAGAATAAGATTGTAGAAAAAGTAATAAACAATGATTATACATTCGCAGTGAATGGATCCAGTGCATCCACACCCATGTCTGGTTCCGATACCCCACAATTCGCTGAATTTAAGTGCGACATTTGCGACAGCGAGTTCACCAGCGCGAAACTAATGCAGGAACACATTAAGAAGGCCCATGGCATCGAGAAGCCCAAGATCTTCAAGTGCCAAATCTGCGGGAGGTCCTTGGCCACCAAGAAGACCCTGGCGCACCACATTAAATTGCACCAGGAGGGGGCCGCCGATACCAAGCGAAAGATTTTGCAGGAAGATGAAAAGGATGCTGATAATCTAGACAGTTCCAAGAAGGAGGCTGCAGCTCCAGTTGAGGGCAATACGGCTGCCAAGACAGACACCACCAAGGAAAGTAAAAAGGAGAAGGCACCGAAGAAAGTTAAAGAGGATAAGCCCAAAAATCAAGAGGCACCGATAGAAGCTCCAAAGGAAACTACCCAACCCGAGGATACAGAACGGCCTGTATCTTCATTCAAAGCCTTGAATGAGTCGGCAGTCAAGAAGAAGCGTTCCGAGAAAACAGTCACTAATGATGATCCATTCGCATTGTCGCCCGTGGTTGGAGGCGAGTCTCCGAAAGTCCCTAAATTCAAGTGCGATGTCTGCGATAGCGTGTTCTCCTCCGTCAAGCTAATGAAGAATCACGTTGAGAAGGCCCACGGCATCGAAAAGCCAAAGATCTTCAAGTGCCATATCTGCCAGAAGTCCCTGGCCACCAAGCAGACACTCACGTACCACATTAAGACTCTCCACGAGGAGGAGGCGAAGGAAAATGTGGAGAAAGATGAGGAGGATTTGGATAATGTAGACAGCCCCGTGGCGGTGGCCGAGCCGAAGAGGAAGAAGGCTGTTAAGAAGAGTCTTCCCAGGGAAGAAGGTGAGACTGCCACAACCGCTGAAGCTAAGCCCCAAGAGGTTGAAACTTTAATGGCTGCTCCCAAGTCGCCCGTCAAGAAGGTCAAGAAGGACAAGAAGCAAGCGAACAACTCCCAAGATGACTCGCTGCCTTCCGTCTCTTTGGATGGGGACAAGCTCAACAAATCCGGGAAACGCAAGCTTAAGGTCAACCAATCGGTGGACCAAGATGGGCCAGCCAGCTCCAACAATGATTCCACGATGGAGGAATCTGTTTCCTCGCAGCAGCTGCTGAACGAAGTCAACACCAACGTCCGGCCGCACAAAAAGGCCAGACTGGATTCCATAATTTCGATTGGGGAAGAGAGCAACCTGGACAGCACCACCGACGAGACCACCGACTTCAACTGCAACCAGTGCGGCAAGACCGTGACCTCGCGCAAGCGTCTGGACTCTCATATCCAGAAGAAACACGGCGTGAAGCTCCAGTGTCCGTTGTGCAAGGACAGCCACCGCCTACAGTTGGACTATGTGGCGCACTTTGCCGACTGCAGTGCTCTCGATGGTCTGCCCTGCGGTGTTCCAATGTGCAAGAAGGTCTTCGCCGATGCCAACTACCTGAGCACCCACCTCCGGAAGCGCCATCAGTGGTCTTAG
- the LOC6507087 gene encoding acyl carrier protein, mitochondrial isoform X3, with translation MSFTQIARSCSRLASTLATKRIASAAVVQTHARMMHRITMPAIASQMSQNFVARNYSAKSTIEDIKFRVLKVVSAYDKECRGRWQTQSVRRYSAKPPLSLKLINERVLLVLKLYDKIDPSKLNVESHFINDLGLDSLDHVEVIMAMEDEFGFEIPDSDAEKLLKPADIIKYVADKEDVYE, from the exons ATGTCGTTTACACAGATCGCCCGCAGCTGCAGTCGGCTGGCGTCGACTTTGGCCACAAAAAGGATCGCCTCCGCCGCAGTTGTCCAGACACATGCCAGGATGATGCACAGGATCACCATGCCGGCTATTGCCAGCCAGATGAGCCAA AACTTCGTCGCTCGCAACTACTCGGCCAAAAGCACCATTGAGGACATTAAGTTCCGTGTGCTTAAAGTGGTTTCGGCTTACGACAAA GAGTGCAGAGGTCGCTGGCAAACGCAATCGGTGCGCAGATACTCGGCGAAACCGCCGCTCTCGCTGAAGCTCATCAATGAGCGCGTCTTGCTTGTGCTCAAGCTGTACGACAAGATTGATCCCAGCAAG CTCAACGTTGAATCGCACTTCATCAACGACCTGGGACTGGACTCTTTGGATCACGTTGAGGTCATCATGGCCATGGAGGATGAGTTTGGATTCGAGATCCCCGACTCTGATGCCGAGAAGCTGCTTAAACCTGCCGACATTATTAAGTACGTCGCCGATAAGGAGGATGTGTACGAGTAA
- the LOC6507088 gene encoding augmin complex subunit msd1, producing MCDAVDEMLAGLAARRQTMSRQAAKIDEIMERSNNTLLHIESNNKALAQNASPLDSQKVFNVPPECELALVKILENFKQLVQNSDHKEETYSALDGCLAHRHRVEHLGSSVRKLVALCDTVAQMKAFQEEQDVAEDSS from the exons ATGTGCGACGCTGTAGACGAAATGTTGGCGGGTCTTG cCGCAAGACGTCAGACGATGTCCAGACAGGCTGCCAAGATAGATGAGATAATGGAGCGCTCCAACAATACACTTCTTCACATCGAGTCCAACAACAAGGCTCTGGCTCAAAATGCCTCCCCTCTGGACTCCCAAAAGGTTTTTAATGTCCCACCGGAGTGCGAGCTGGCGCTGGTCAAGATCCTTGAGAACTTTAAGCAACTGGTGCAGAATAGCGACCACAAAGAAGAGACCTACAGCGCTCTCGATGGGTGTCTTGCGCACAGGCATCGAGTGGAACATCTTGGCAGCTCGGTTCGAAAACTGGTGGCCCTGTGCGACACTGTGGCCCAGATGAAAGCCTTCCAGGAGGAGCAGGATGTAGCCGAAGATTCATCGTAG
- the LOC6507087 gene encoding acyl carrier protein, mitochondrial isoform X1: MSFTQIARSCSRLASTLATKRIASAAVVQTHARMMHRITMPAIASQMSQECRGRWQTQSVRRYSAKPPLSLKLINERVLLVLKLYDKIDPSKLNVESHFINDLGLDSLDHVEVIMAMEDEFGFEIPDSDAEKLLKPADIIKYVADKEDVYE; the protein is encoded by the exons ATGTCGTTTACACAGATCGCCCGCAGCTGCAGTCGGCTGGCGTCGACTTTGGCCACAAAAAGGATCGCCTCCGCCGCAGTTGTCCAGACACATGCCAGGATGATGCACAGGATCACCATGCCGGCTATTGCCAGCCAGATGAGCCAA GAGTGCAGAGGTCGCTGGCAAACGCAATCGGTGCGCAGATACTCGGCGAAACCGCCGCTCTCGCTGAAGCTCATCAATGAGCGCGTCTTGCTTGTGCTCAAGCTGTACGACAAGATTGATCCCAGCAAG CTCAACGTTGAATCGCACTTCATCAACGACCTGGGACTGGACTCTTTGGATCACGTTGAGGTCATCATGGCCATGGAGGATGAGTTTGGATTCGAGATCCCCGACTCTGATGCCGAGAAGCTGCTTAAACCTGCCGACATTATTAAGTACGTCGCCGATAAGGAGGATGTGTACGAGTAA
- the LOC6507089 gene encoding uncharacterized protein LOC6507089 yields MSAQEKVIRVGSRKSELALIQTKHVIGRLQKLYPKQKFEIHTMSTFGDRVLNVSLPKIGEKSLFTRDLEDALRNGGVDFVVHSLKDLPTALPTGMAIGAVLEREDARDALVLRENFKGHTIASLPNGSVIGTSSLRRTAQIRRQYPHLVVCDIRGNLNTRLAKLDAADSKFAGIILAQAGLVRMGWMSRISQVLEPTDLLYAVGQGALAVECRANDEPVLAMLQKLMCLNTTCRILAERSFLKTLGGGCSAPVAVWSNLKGEPLNGNTQEVGLSLTGAVWSLDGAIEIRNHLACALNEEKSETEQRKRGAQESTSQLLEENSNSCDSPPASKRAKNGNTSSSGSDSNSSSPRQQGTPPIICEDVAACEALSGYSVEQLSELASQCPVLGNPSTALPSPGIGGGDADTSNANGTPRQCPLRLVGGQEVMGQCPVAHTPAKPAGKCPVAHAASGDSSVANDGNANTAASCPLQMPVGQDFMGECPYVNKETKISYAHAGKCPITGAAQTSILPTPPSSRASNASSAGDDVDNAATSSKCPFAAMHQGSGLEAPVAKNNGNASQAKCPFLQKTVQMFDYADEEQPQPQKSVLIEDVENLFCGLYQHACYSRGIYEKANELGKTLAEELIKRGALDVMKVAQAEIHGKVASS; encoded by the exons ATGTCCGCACAGGAGAAGGTTATACGCGTTGGTTCGCGTAAGAGCGAG CTGGCTCTGATTCAAACCAAACATGTCATCGGCCGACTGCAGAAGCTGTATCCCAAGCAGAAATTCGAGATCC ACACCATGTCGACCTTTGGAGATCGGGTTCTTAACGTTTCACTGCCCAAGATCGGGGAGAAGAGTCTCTTTACCCGCGATCTGGAGGATGCTCTTCGCAATGGCGGTGTGGACTTTGTGGTGCATTCTCTGAAAGATCTGCCCACGGCGCTGCCGACTGGAATGGCCATTGGAGCCGTCCTGGAGCGTGAAGATGCCCGAGATGCACTGGTGCTCCGTGAGAACTTCAAGGGCCACACGATAGCCTCACTGCCCAATGGAAGTGTAATTG GAACTTCCTCGCTTCGTCGCACCGCCCAGATCCGGCGGCAGTATCCGCACCTGGTTGTGTGCGATATCCGTGGAAATCTAAACACTCGTTTGGCCAAACTGGATGCTGCCGACTCGAAGTTTGCTGGCATTATTCTCGCCCAGGCGGGCTTGGTGCGAATGGGCTGGATGAGCCGCATCAGCCAGGTGCTGGAGCCCACCGATCTGCTCTATGCCGTGGGTCAGGGTGCCCTGGCCGTCGAGTGTCGTGCCAACGATGAACCCGTCCTGGCCATGCTGCAGAAACTGATGTGCTTGAACACTACCTGTCGGATTCTGGCGGAGAGGAGCTTCTTAAAAACCCTGGGAGGAGGATGCTCGGCTCCGGTGGCGGTTTGGAGTAACCTGAAGGGTGAACCCCTCAACGGAAACACCCAAGAGGTGGGACTTTCTCTCACAGGAGCTGTTTGGAGTCTTGATGGAGCTATAGAGATAAGAAACCACCTGGCATGTGCCTTAAACGAGGAGAAATCGGAGACGGAACAAAGGAAGAGAGGAGCCCAGGAGAGTACTAGCCAGCTCCTGGAGGAGAACAGCAACAGCTGCGACTCACCGCCCGCATCGAAGCGTGCCAAGAATGGTAACACCTCCAGCTCTGGCTCCGATTCCAATTCGAGTAGTCCGCGTCAACAGGGCACCCCTCCTATCATCTGCGAGGATGTGGCCGCTTGCGAGGCTCTCTCCGGCTACAGTGTTGAGCAGCTCTCGGAATTGGCCAGTCAGTGCCCTGTTCTGGGGAATCCCAGTACTGCACTACCATCTCCCGGAATCGGAGGCGGTGATGCCGATACCAGCAATGCCAATGGCACACCACGCCAGTGCCCACTACGGCTGGTGGGTGGCCAGGAAGTCATGGGACAGTGCCCAGTGGCACACACTCCAGCTAAACCGGCTGGAAAATGTCCGGTAGCACATGCCGCTTCCGGAGATTCCTCAGTCGCAAATGACGGAAACGCAAATACTGCTGCCAGCTGCCCCCTGCAGATGCCCGTGGGTCAGGACTTTATGGGCGAGTGTCCGTACGTGAACAAGGAGACCAAGATATCCTATGCCCATGCTGGCAAGTGTCCGATAACGGGAGCGGCACAAACATCGATTCTGCCCACACCGCCGAGCAGCAGGGCCAGTAATGCCAGCAGTGCTGGCGATGATGTGGACAATGCGGCCACTTCCTCGAAATGTCCGTTTGCGGCGATGCATCAGGGCAGCGGCTTGGAGGCGCCGGTGGCCAAAAACAATGGGAACGCCAGCCAGGCCAAGTGCCCCTTCCTGCAGAAGACGGTCCAGATGTTCGACTACGCTGACGAGGAGCAACCCCAGCCACAGAAATCGGTGCTCATTGAGGATGTGGAGAATCTGTTCTGCGGTCTCTATCAGCACGCCTGCTACAGTCGCGGTATCTACGAGAAGGCCAATGAACTTGGCAAGACCCTGGCCGAGGAGTTGATTAAGCGAGGAGCTCTAGATGTAATGAAGGTAGCCCAGGCGGAGATTCACGGCAAAGTGGCAAGTTCCTGA
- the LOC6507087 gene encoding acyl carrier protein, mitochondrial isoform X2, with protein MSFTQIARSCSRLASTLATKRIASAAVVQTHARMMHRITMPAIASQMSQNFVARNYSAKSTIEDIKFRVLKVVSAYDKVTADKLNVESHFINDLGLDSLDHVEVIMAMEDEFGFEIPDSDAEKLLKPADIIKYVADKEDVYE; from the exons ATGTCGTTTACACAGATCGCCCGCAGCTGCAGTCGGCTGGCGTCGACTTTGGCCACAAAAAGGATCGCCTCCGCCGCAGTTGTCCAGACACATGCCAGGATGATGCACAGGATCACCATGCCGGCTATTGCCAGCCAGATGAGCCAA AACTTCGTCGCTCGCAACTACTCGGCCAAAAGCACCATTGAGGACATTAAGTTCCGTGTGCTTAAAGTGGTTTCGGCTTACGACAAAGTCACAGCCGACAAG CTCAACGTTGAATCGCACTTCATCAACGACCTGGGACTGGACTCTTTGGATCACGTTGAGGTCATCATGGCCATGGAGGATGAGTTTGGATTCGAGATCCCCGACTCTGATGCCGAGAAGCTGCTTAAACCTGCCGACATTATTAAGTACGTCGCCGATAAGGAGGATGTGTACGAGTAA